GGGCGCTGCTCCGCGGGCAGGGCCTGCAGCGCGCGATGGGCGCGCACCACGCCGGCGAGCGAGCACTCGTCGGTGAGCGCGATCGCGGTGTAGCCGAATGCGGCCGCCTGCGCGACCAGCTCCTCGGGGTGCGAGGCGCCGCGCTGGAAGCTGAAATTGCTCAGGCAGTGAAGTTCGGCGTACTCTTCGATCATTCGTAGACTGTAAAAAAATACAGTCTTCAGGGCAAGGGCGGGCGTGTCCCGCCCGGCCGGCGGCGAAGTTTCGGGTCCACCGCAATCGCGCACGGCTGGCGCGCTGTTAAAATCGCGCCCTCGTATCTTCTTCAAGGGCGTGGTCGCCGACCGCGCGTGTTCTCACTGCCTGGCCTGGATGGCCGCAAAGGAGCCCTTCATGTCCTTCACCACGTCCCGCAAGGTGCTGTTCGGCGCGCTGGCGCTGGCGTTCGCGATGGCTGCGCCGGTCCATGCGCAGCAGAAATCGGTGGCGATCACCGCGATCGTCGAGCACCCGGCGCTCGATTCCGTCCGCGATGGCGTCAAGGAGGCGCTCGCCGCCGCCGGCTTCGAAGACGGCAAGAACCTCAAGTGGCAGTACCAGAGCGCCCAGGGCAACACCGGGACCGCGGCGCAGATCGCGCGCAAGTTCGTCGGCGACAAGTCGGACGTGATCGTCGCCATCGCCACCCCCTCGGCGCAGGCCGTGGCGGCGGCGACCAAGGACATTCCGCTGGTGTATTCGGCGGTGACCGATCCGGTGGCGGCCAAGCTGGTGCCGTCGATGGCGGCCTCGGGCAGCAACGTCACCGGCGTCTCCGACGCCCTCGAACTCGACAAGCAGATCGAGCTGATCAAGCGCGTGAGCCCCAACGCCAAGCGCGTGGGCATGGTGTTCAACCCGGGCGAGGCCAACTCGGTGGTGGTGCTGGAGCAGATGCGCAAGCTGCTGCCCGGGCACGGCATGAGCCTGGTGGATGCGGCGGCACCGCGTTCGGTCGACGTCGGTTCGGCCGCGCGCAGCCTGATCGGCAAGGTCGACGTGTTCTACACCAGCACCGACAACAACGTGGTGTCGGCCTACGAGGCCCTGGTCAAGGTCGGCATGGACGCCAAGATCCCGCTGGTCGCGGCCGATACCGACAGCGTCGCGCGCGGCGCGGTCGCGGCCTACGGCATGGACTACAAGGCGCTGGGCGTGCAGACCGGCGAGATGGTGGTGCGCATCCTCAAGGGCGAGAAGCCGGGCGCCATCGCCTCCGAGACCAGCAACAAGCTCGAGCTGCACGTGAACCCGGGCGCGGCCCAGAAACAGGGCGTCACCCTGTCCGACGAGCTCGTCAAGGACGCCTCCAAGGTCGTCCAGTAAGGACGGTCCGGCCGGACCCGCACGCGGTCGGCCGGTGCCGGCCGCGGCGGGCGCTCTCCCCAGGGCGCCCGCGTCGTCTTCTCTCCAACGGTATTCCTCATGTCCCTCTACACCCTGCTCGGGGCGCTGGAGATCGGTCTGATCTTCAGCCTGGTCGCCCTCGGCGTGTACATCTCCTTCCGCCTGCTGCGCTTTCCCGACCTGACCGTCGACGGCAGCTTCCCGCTCGGCGGCGCGGTCGCCGCGACCATGATCGCCGCCGGCTACGATCCCTTCACCTCGACCATCGTGGCGACCATCGCCGGCGCGGTCGCGGGCCTGATCACCGGCTGGCTCAACGTGCGCCTCAAGATCATGGACCTGCTCGCCAGCATCCTGATGATGATCGCGCTGTACTCGATCAACCTGCGCATCATGGGCAAGCCCAACGTGCCGCTGATCATGGAGCCCACCGTCTTCAACCTGCTGCAGCCCGAGGCCCTGGCCGACTACGTCTTCCGCCCGCTGCTGCTGGTGTTCGTGGTGCTGGCGGTCAAGCTGCTGCTCGATGCCTATTTCTCGACCCAGAGCGGCCTGGCGATCCGCGCCACCGGCTCCAATGCGCGCATGGCGCGCGCCCAGGGCGTCAATACCGGGCTGGCGGTGCTCGCCGGCATGGCGCTGTCGAACGCGCTGGTCGGACTGGCCGGGGCGCTGTTCGCGCAGACCCAGGGCGGTGCGGACATCTCGATGGGCGTGGGCACCATCGTCATCGGCCTGGCGGCGGTGATCGTCGGCGAGAGCCTGCTGCCTTCGCGCAAGCTCTACCTGGCTACGATCGCGGTGATCGTCGGCGCCATCGTCTATCGCTTCTTCATCGCGCTCGCGCTCAACTCCGACTTCATCGGCCTGCAGGCGCAGGACCTCAACCTGGTCACCGCGGTGCTGGTGACGGTCGCGCTGGTGGTACCCAAGCTGCGCGCCCACTGGTCCGGAAAGAAGGGGAACTGAGATGCTGAAAGCAACCGACCTGCGCCTGACCTTCAACCCCGGAACGCCGATCGAGACCCAGGCCCTGCGCGGCATGACGCTGGAGATCCCGACAGGGCAGTTCGTGACCGTGATCGGCTCCAACGGTGCCGGCAAGTCCACCTTCCTGAACGCCGTCTCCGGCGAGCAGCGCGTCGACAGCGGCACGATCGAGATCGACGGCATCGACATGACCCGCCAGCCGGTGTGGGCGCGCGCGCGCCACGTCGCCCGCGTGTTCCAGGATCCGCTCGCCGGCACCTGCGAGGACCTCACCATCGAGGAGAACATGGCGCTGGCCAAGATGCGCGGCGAGCGCCGCGGCTTCTCGTTCGCGGTCAAGCCGGCGCTGCGCGAGGAGTTTCGCGCCCAGCTCGCCACGCTCGGCCTCGGCCTGGAGAACCGCCTGTCCGACCGCATCGGCCTGCTCTCCGGCGGCCAGCGCCAGGCGGTCAGCCTGCTGATGGCGGCGCTGCAGCCTTCGCGCCTGCTGCTGCTGGACGAGCACACCGCGGCACTCGACCCGCGCACCGGGGCCTTCGTGCTGGAGCTCACCGTGCGCATCGTCGCCGAGCACAAGCTCACCACGATGATGGTGACGCACTCGATGCGCCAGGCGCTGGATGTGGGCCAGCGCACCGTGATGCTGCACCAGGGCCGGGTCGTGCTGGATGTGTCCGGCCCCGAGCGCGAAGGCCTCGACGTGCATCACCTGCTCGACATGTTCGAGAAGGTGCGCGGCGAGGAGATCGACGACGACGCGCTGCTGCTGGGCTGAGTCCGAGTCCTTCTCCACACACCGTCCGTCCGCACGACCCGCCTGATCACCCGAATTCAAACGAAACACCACCGAACGCAACGATGACCTCCGCTTCCCGTCCCGTCCGCACCCGCTTCGCCCCCAGCCCGACCGGCTACCTCCACATCGGCGGTGCGCGCACCGCGCTGTTCTCCTGGGCCTTCGCCCGCCGTCACGGCGGCAAGTTCATCCTCCGCATCGAGGACACCGACGTCGCCCGTTCCACGCCGGAGGCGGTGCAGGCCATCCTCGACGGCATGGCGTGGCTGGACCTGTCCCACGACGAGGGCCCGTTCTACCAGATGCAGCGCATGGACCGGTACAAGGAGGTCATCCAGCAGATGCTGACCGCCGGCACCGCCTACCACTGCTACATGTCGACGGAAGAGCTCGACCGCATCCGCGAGGAGCAGCGTGCCCGCGGCGAGAAGCCGCGCTACGACGGGCGCTGGCGTCCGGAGCGCGGCAAGACCCTGCCGCAGCCCCCGGAGGGCGTGCAGCCGGTGGTGCGCTTCCGCAACCCGACCGAGGGCGTCGTCGCCTGGGACGACCTGGTCAAGGGCCGCATCGAGATCAGCAACACCGAACTGGACGACTTCATCATCGCGCGCGCCGACGGCACGCCGACCTACAACTTCTGCGTGGTGGTGGACGACTGGGACATGGGCATCACCCACGTCATCCGCGGCGACGACCATGTGAACAACACCCCGCGCCAGATCAACGTGCTGCGCGCGCTCGGTGCCGAAGTGCCGCTCTATGCGCACCTGTCGATGATCCTCGGCGACGACGGCACCAAGCTCTCCAAGCGCCACGGCGCGGTGAGCGTGATGCAGTACGACGAGGAGGGTTACCTGCCGGAGGCGGTGATCAACTACCTGGCGCGCCTGGGCTGGAGCCATGGCGACGACGAGGTCTTCAGCCGCGAGCAGTTCGTCGAGTGGTTCGACC
This genomic stretch from Thauera sp. GDN1 harbors:
- a CDS encoding ABC transporter permease is translated as MSLYTLLGALEIGLIFSLVALGVYISFRLLRFPDLTVDGSFPLGGAVAATMIAAGYDPFTSTIVATIAGAVAGLITGWLNVRLKIMDLLASILMMIALYSINLRIMGKPNVPLIMEPTVFNLLQPEALADYVFRPLLLVFVVLAVKLLLDAYFSTQSGLAIRATGSNARMARAQGVNTGLAVLAGMALSNALVGLAGALFAQTQGGADISMGVGTIVIGLAAVIVGESLLPSRKLYLATIAVIVGAIVYRFFIALALNSDFIGLQAQDLNLVTAVLVTVALVVPKLRAHWSGKKGN
- a CDS encoding ABC transporter ATP-binding protein produces the protein MLKATDLRLTFNPGTPIETQALRGMTLEIPTGQFVTVIGSNGAGKSTFLNAVSGEQRVDSGTIEIDGIDMTRQPVWARARHVARVFQDPLAGTCEDLTIEENMALAKMRGERRGFSFAVKPALREEFRAQLATLGLGLENRLSDRIGLLSGGQRQAVSLLMAALQPSRLLLLDEHTAALDPRTGAFVLELTVRIVAEHKLTTMMVTHSMRQALDVGQRTVMLHQGRVVLDVSGPEREGLDVHHLLDMFEKVRGEEIDDDALLLG
- the gltX gene encoding glutamate--tRNA ligase codes for the protein MTSASRPVRTRFAPSPTGYLHIGGARTALFSWAFARRHGGKFILRIEDTDVARSTPEAVQAILDGMAWLDLSHDEGPFYQMQRMDRYKEVIQQMLTAGTAYHCYMSTEELDRIREEQRARGEKPRYDGRWRPERGKTLPQPPEGVQPVVRFRNPTEGVVAWDDLVKGRIEISNTELDDFIIARADGTPTYNFCVVVDDWDMGITHVIRGDDHVNNTPRQINVLRALGAEVPLYAHLSMILGDDGTKLSKRHGAVSVMQYDEEGYLPEAVINYLARLGWSHGDDEVFSREQFVEWFDLDHITPSAAQFNTEKLNWLNAQYIRKADDGFLAAEVANRLARREVNPETGVTLEAVVALYKDRVANLNELADAAELFVSDVHPAPEVIGQHLSEVAKAALASLRARLAAAEWNKAALSQAIKDTMGEHGLKMPQVAIPLRVAVLGVPQTPAIDAVLEVLGRERVLARLDRHL
- a CDS encoding ABC transporter substrate-binding protein, which encodes MSFTTSRKVLFGALALAFAMAAPVHAQQKSVAITAIVEHPALDSVRDGVKEALAAAGFEDGKNLKWQYQSAQGNTGTAAQIARKFVGDKSDVIVAIATPSAQAVAAATKDIPLVYSAVTDPVAAKLVPSMAASGSNVTGVSDALELDKQIELIKRVSPNAKRVGMVFNPGEANSVVVLEQMRKLLPGHGMSLVDAAAPRSVDVGSAARSLIGKVDVFYTSTDNNVVSAYEALVKVGMDAKIPLVAADTDSVARGAVAAYGMDYKALGVQTGEMVVRILKGEKPGAIASETSNKLELHVNPGAAQKQGVTLSDELVKDASKVVQ